From Pseudonocardia autotrophica, one genomic window encodes:
- a CDS encoding nitroreductase family deazaflavin-dependent oxidoreductase: MTPNLLDGEYVPSSDPATREQVELYERTDGREGATMLGGPVVILTTRGARSGTLRKTALMRIERGGIYALGASAGGQARHPGWFHNLTAHPTVQLQDGARRTLMTARAVEGAERADWLVYADELYPFFAELRDRAVRTGDREVPLVLLEPVTG, encoded by the coding sequence GTGACACCGAACCTGCTGGACGGCGAGTACGTCCCCAGCTCCGATCCCGCCACCCGCGAACAGGTCGAGCTCTACGAACGCACCGACGGCCGGGAGGGTGCGACCATGCTGGGCGGCCCCGTCGTCATCCTGACCACCCGCGGGGCGCGGTCGGGCACGCTGCGCAAGACCGCCCTGATGCGGATCGAGCGCGGCGGCATCTACGCCCTCGGCGCGTCGGCCGGTGGGCAGGCCCGGCACCCGGGCTGGTTCCACAACCTGACGGCCCATCCGACGGTGCAGCTGCAGGACGGGGCACGCCGAACGCTGATGACCGCACGCGCCGTCGAGGGCGCCGAGCGGGCGGACTGGCTCGTCTACGCCGACGAGCTGTACCCGTTCTTCGCCGAACTGCGCGATCGCGCCGTCCGGACCGGCGACCGCGAGGTGCCGTTGGTGCTGCTCGAACCCGTCACGGGCTGA